One part of the Nostoc sp. PCC 7120 = FACHB-418 genome encodes these proteins:
- a CDS encoding translocation/assembly module TamB domain-containing protein: MNNPPKQNQSPQTSRRSLWLLILSRGGMAVGGLLIVGLMGGVWRLWTFVQRELTPLAQESLTTTLNRPVQLGKVTNFSLTGVQFAASSIPPTPTDPDKLTVDAVEVGFNPLLLVFNRQLKLNVTLVNPDVYIEQDNQGRWITTTIAPPGAAGAIKTDLDHINFRNGKLSLLPQVRNLAVGEAKTTSPSSSLYPPTSCPQPPCLLPPLEFSQLNGTAQLLENNQLIKFSAKGLSDSGGSVDMEGEVRPKTTAANIQVRGQELLAADVTRLVKLPVGLAAGKVNGDLRVELVPGQTPLLYGSADLQKVTVQIPRAPQLLTNTQANVYFQGTEVKLENVVANYGSIPLVAAGIIDTKAGYKLAGRVNSVSVANAQNTLKLKLPVPVAGQLQADLQVVGAANQPILSGIVRTINTARIDKVDFQSISSKFEFSPNDNLVSLANVQGKTTTGGAITGGGRILLGENPQLNLNFIARNVAGDAIAKLYNVNTPFQIGTVSATAQVTGTPTNVRTSVNFAAPQAVYPTTGEVIIGANRNINFRNVAVRVAGGTVRGYGNFANERWQAVAQANGVNLAPFVNQNQLKNVSLAGAQFNGRLILAGTATPFQIASIRTEGAGVQIGGGRVAVSNIQLQDQAFAAKLVANNVRLARILKNAPPALANPLAGTFQVAGNRENFSLKTLQATGDARLSVGRGTVTAGNIQLANGVYQAQVQANNVPVQRLATLPPQFQGNLTGKFAVTGSAESFSPQSIQASGQARLNVGNGTITSSNIQLANGTYQAQVQANNVPVQRLAPVPPKFQGNLTGQFNVAGSVAPFSPQSIQASGQGRLNVGNGTITSSNIQLANGRYQAQVQANNVPVQRLAAVPSQLQGNLNAQLNLAGSVAPFTPQSIQASGQAQLNVGNGTITAANIRVANGNYQAQVQANNVPIQRLAAVPPQLQGNLNGQFNVAGSAASFSPQTIQANGQAQLQVAGGGTINAANIQLAKGRYQAVVAAAGVELNRFNQQLQGQFAGQLQLAGNLGSTRLADVSARGQVQLTQGLPGVERPLNAAIAWNGERLTIQQATAPGLNISGDILANATRPGIPEITALNLNVQAQDFNLQQLPVTLPNQVAVTGRADFNGKVTGKLPLPNVNGQLSLKDLVVQNIAFEPLLTGRIQSGQGLNLNLAGNSDRLALSLDSNNRPQSFLVQWQQALASGQVKGNDWAVKVANFPLTLFNLSPPPSLRLGAGRVAGTVTGDVQFNQRTFATNVNLAIANPEVGRIKGDRLTAQFRYSDGTATLTSSQFIKGNSRYALAGNFGLTPKGPRVQGKLNVTQGNIQDVLTVAQIFDLQDFQGNGDEPNYGTASDLQTYAQGLPDQSLFDQIKRFYEIDAIVAKQEEQRNASPIPNLADLQGTFNGEVAVDTATANGLAVQFNLNGQNFVWGKETEPNRFYRADNIIAEGSFADGVLQLRPVRIESENSLLAFTGNVGGNEQSGQLRVNNFPLQLLNNFVNLPVGVTGNLSGTAALAGSIANPQARGEWQITEGTLNQKPVESATASFSYANGRLNFGSTVAITGPQPVNISGSIPYQLPFASVAPDNNQISLDVKVENEGLALLNLLSNQVAFEDGQGQIDLKVSGTREQPIVEGIATIQKATFAAQALPEKVRDVTGRVRFNSDQILVEGLEGKFSRGQVQASGAIPVFDNSSVAIENPLTVNLEQLQLNLKGLYQGGANGNIQVTGSALNPRIGGKVDLYSGQILLAESSDPNQPANNVSAISLTKFNKQDTPTTASANTSFNNLELELGKNVEIARPPLLSFAATGNLKVNGSLADPVPVGTIRLRKGGVNLFTTQFNLTRGYEHTATFRANQPRDPDLDIQLLAKVLEVVQNSDLNRVNSVGLGALETVRVEANIKGPASRLNESLELRSSPSRSETELVALLGGGFVDTQGRGDSTLGLINIAGSAVFGNFQSAFNQIGTAFGLSELRIFPTVISDNPEASNSNSSRVGSSIELAAEAGVDISNKFSISSIKILTANDPFQWGLNYRINDEFRVRASTNLEDDSRAVIEYQTRF; this comes from the coding sequence ATGAATAACCCTCCCAAGCAAAATCAAAGCCCACAAACCTCACGTAGGAGTCTATGGTTGCTGATTTTGAGTCGTGGCGGTATGGCAGTAGGTGGACTTTTAATTGTGGGTTTGATGGGAGGTGTTTGGCGTTTATGGACTTTTGTACAGAGGGAATTAACACCGTTAGCGCAAGAAAGTCTGACTACAACTCTTAACCGTCCCGTACAACTGGGAAAAGTCACTAATTTTTCGTTAACTGGAGTACAGTTTGCGGCTTCGTCCATTCCTCCTACGCCTACAGACCCGGATAAGTTAACAGTGGATGCAGTGGAGGTGGGTTTTAATCCACTGCTGTTAGTTTTTAATCGCCAGTTAAAACTAAATGTGACCTTAGTTAATCCCGATGTTTACATCGAACAGGATAACCAAGGACGCTGGATTACTACGACCATAGCGCCACCGGGTGCAGCAGGAGCCATTAAAACGGATTTAGATCATATCAATTTCCGCAATGGCAAGTTATCGCTGCTGCCACAGGTGAGGAATTTGGCAGTGGGTGAAGCTAAAACCACATCCCCCTCATCTTCTTTATACCCCCCTACCTCCTGCCCCCAGCCCCCCTGCCTCCTGCCTCCACTAGAATTTTCGCAACTAAATGGAACTGCTCAATTACTGGAAAACAACCAGCTAATTAAGTTCTCAGCTAAAGGTCTATCCGATAGCGGAGGCAGTGTGGATATGGAGGGCGAAGTACGTCCTAAGACGACTGCGGCGAATATTCAAGTGCGAGGACAAGAATTACTGGCGGCGGATGTTACTCGCTTGGTCAAGTTGCCAGTGGGTTTAGCAGCCGGTAAAGTTAATGGTGATTTGCGAGTCGAGCTAGTACCAGGGCAAACCCCTTTGCTATATGGCAGTGCTGATTTGCAAAAGGTGACAGTCCAAATTCCTCGCGCACCGCAACTATTGACGAATACCCAAGCTAATGTTTACTTCCAAGGCACAGAAGTAAAGTTAGAAAATGTTGTGGCTAACTATGGCAGCATCCCTCTAGTGGCGGCAGGGATAATCGACACCAAAGCAGGCTATAAACTTGCAGGGCGTGTTAACTCAGTGAGTGTAGCCAATGCCCAAAACACACTCAAATTAAAATTGCCTGTACCTGTGGCTGGACAATTGCAAGCCGATTTACAGGTAGTGGGAGCCGCAAATCAGCCTATTCTCTCAGGTATAGTTAGGACTATTAATACTGCCCGCATCGATAAAGTTGATTTTCAAAGTATTAGTAGTAAGTTTGAGTTTTCGCCTAACGACAACTTAGTTAGTTTGGCAAATGTTCAAGGCAAGACCACAACAGGCGGAGCAATTACTGGCGGTGGCAGAATCTTACTTGGGGAAAATCCCCAACTGAATCTGAATTTTATTGCCAGGAATGTAGCCGGAGATGCGATCGCCAAACTATACAATGTTAATACTCCATTTCAAATTGGCACTGTATCGGCTACTGCCCAAGTCACAGGTACGCCTACTAATGTCAGGACTTCGGTAAACTTTGCCGCACCTCAGGCAGTCTATCCCACCACCGGGGAAGTGATTATCGGTGCTAATCGTAACATTAACTTTCGCAATGTGGCTGTGAGGGTGGCTGGTGGCACGGTGCGGGGTTATGGCAATTTTGCTAACGAACGTTGGCAGGCTGTAGCTCAAGCTAACGGTGTGAATTTGGCACCATTTGTCAACCAGAATCAACTCAAAAATGTTTCCTTAGCAGGGGCGCAATTTAACGGTCGTTTAATTCTGGCTGGTACTGCTACACCCTTTCAAATTGCCAGCATTCGTACAGAAGGGGCAGGGGTGCAAATTGGTGGCGGGAGAGTTGCAGTATCTAACATTCAACTGCAAGACCAGGCCTTTGCCGCCAAATTGGTGGCGAATAATGTCCGCCTAGCACGCATCCTGAAAAATGCGCCGCCAGCTTTAGCTAATCCTTTGGCTGGGACATTCCAAGTAGCCGGTAATAGAGAAAATTTTAGCCTCAAAACCTTACAAGCTACAGGTGATGCCCGCCTTAGTGTAGGTAGAGGAACAGTTACGGCCGGGAATATTCAATTAGCTAACGGTGTATATCAGGCACAAGTCCAAGCCAATAATGTCCCTGTGCAACGCCTGGCAACCTTACCACCCCAGTTTCAAGGCAACCTGACGGGGAAATTTGCTGTTACTGGTTCTGCTGAGTCCTTCAGTCCCCAATCTATCCAAGCCAGTGGTCAAGCACGGTTAAATGTTGGCAATGGTACGATTACCTCCTCTAACATTCAATTAGCTAACGGTACATATCAGGCGCAAGTCCAAGCTAATAACGTTCCTGTGCAACGTTTAGCCCCAGTACCACCAAAGTTTCAAGGTAATTTAACTGGACAATTCAATGTTGCTGGTTCCGTTGCACCCTTCAGTCCCCAATCAATTCAAGCTAGTGGTCAAGGGCGGTTAAATGTCGGCAATGGTACGATTACCTCCTCTAACATTCAATTAGCTAACGGTAGATATCAAGCGCAAGTCCAAGCCAATAACGTCCCTGTACAACGTTTAGCCGCCGTACCGTCCCAGTTGCAAGGTAATTTGAACGCGCAATTAAATCTGGCTGGTTCTGTTGCACCTTTTACTCCCCAATCTATCCAAGCTAGTGGTCAAGCACAGTTAAATGTAGGCAATGGTACAATCACAGCCGCCAACATCCGAGTTGCAAATGGTAACTATCAGGCGCAAGTACAAGCCAATAACGTCCCTATACAACGTTTAGCTGCTGTACCGCCCCAGTTGCAAGGTAATTTGAACGGGCAATTTAATGTTGCTGGTTCTGCTGCATCCTTCAGTCCCCAAACCATCCAAGCCAATGGTCAAGCACAACTACAAGTGGCGGGAGGGGGTACGATTAATGCGGCGAATATCCAACTGGCTAAAGGTCGTTATCAAGCCGTAGTGGCGGCGGCTGGGGTGGAGTTAAATCGTTTTAATCAACAGTTGCAGGGTCAGTTTGCTGGCCAGTTGCAACTAGCTGGTAACTTGGGTTCGACGCGGTTAGCTGATGTCAGTGCTAGGGGTCAGGTACAATTAACTCAAGGCCTCCCTGGTGTTGAGCGTCCCTTGAATGCTGCGATCGCCTGGAATGGTGAAAGGTTAACAATTCAACAAGCTACAGCCCCCGGTTTAAATATTAGTGGTGATATCTTAGCCAACGCCACCAGACCAGGCATACCAGAAATTACCGCCCTTAATCTCAATGTCCAAGCCCAAGACTTTAATCTACAACAGTTACCAGTTACCTTACCGAATCAAGTAGCTGTGACAGGCAGAGCAGATTTTAACGGTAAAGTTACAGGTAAATTACCTTTGCCCAATGTCAACGGGCAACTCAGTTTAAAGGATTTAGTAGTCCAAAATATTGCTTTTGAACCTTTATTAACAGGTAGGATTCAATCAGGACAAGGATTAAACTTAAATTTAGCCGGGAATAGCGATCGCCTTGCCCTGAGTTTAGATAGTAATAATCGCCCCCAATCCTTCCTAGTACAGTGGCAACAAGCCTTAGCCTCAGGTCAAGTTAAAGGCAATGATTGGGCTGTGAAAGTTGCCAACTTCCCCTTAACACTGTTCAACTTGTCACCACCGCCAAGTCTGCGTTTAGGTGCTGGTAGAGTAGCCGGGACAGTAACAGGGGATGTGCAGTTTAACCAACGTACATTTGCGACTAACGTCAATTTGGCGATCGCTAATCCCGAAGTTGGCAGAATTAAAGGCGATCGTCTCACAGCCCAATTCCGCTACAGTGATGGTACAGCCACCCTCACCAGTAGCCAATTTATCAAAGGCAACAGTCGTTACGCCTTAGCTGGTAATTTTGGGCTGACCCCCAAAGGCCCCCGCGTCCAAGGCAAGCTGAACGTCACTCAAGGTAACATCCAAGATGTGCTGACAGTAGCACAAATCTTTGATTTACAAGATTTCCAGGGTAATGGAGACGAACCCAACTACGGTACGGCCTCTGACCTCCAGACCTACGCCCAAGGTTTGCCTGATCAGTCTTTATTCGACCAAATCAAACGCTTTTACGAAATTGATGCGATCGTTGCCAAACAAGAAGAACAACGTAATGCTTCACCCATACCAAACCTAGCAGATTTGCAAGGAACTTTTAACGGAGAAGTGGCTGTAGACACTGCCACCGCTAATGGTTTAGCAGTACAGTTCAATTTGAATGGTCAAAACTTTGTCTGGGGTAAGGAAACAGAACCCAATCGTTTTTATCGCGCCGACAATATCATTGCTGAAGGTAGTTTTGCTGATGGAGTTTTGCAGCTGCGACCAGTGCGTATTGAGTCCGAGAATAGTTTGTTAGCTTTCACTGGTAATGTAGGCGGGAACGAACAATCTGGACAACTGCGCGTCAATAACTTTCCCCTTCAGTTACTCAATAACTTCGTCAATCTCCCAGTCGGTGTGACGGGAAATCTCAGTGGGACAGCAGCTTTAGCAGGTAGTATTGCCAACCCTCAAGCCAGAGGAGAATGGCAAATCACCGAGGGTACACTCAACCAAAAACCTGTGGAATCAGCCACAGCTAGTTTTAGTTACGCCAATGGTCGCTTAAATTTTGGTAGTACCGTCGCTATTACTGGGCCGCAACCTGTGAATATTTCAGGTAGCATACCTTATCAGTTACCTTTTGCCTCCGTCGCTCCTGATAACAATCAAATCAGTTTAGATGTCAAAGTTGAAAATGAAGGATTGGCACTACTAAATCTCTTAAGTAATCAAGTAGCCTTTGAAGACGGTCAAGGTCAAATAGACTTGAAGGTAAGCGGAACCAGAGAACAGCCTATAGTCGAGGGTATTGCTACTATCCAAAAAGCTACTTTTGCGGCTCAAGCTTTACCAGAAAAAGTCAGAGATGTTACAGGTAGAGTCCGGTTTAATTCTGACCAAATATTAGTAGAAGGTCTAGAAGGCAAATTTAGTCGCGGACAAGTACAAGCATCTGGAGCAATTCCCGTATTCGACAACAGTAGCGTCGCTATCGAAAATCCTCTAACTGTCAACCTTGAACAGTTACAACTTAACCTCAAAGGCTTGTATCAAGGCGGTGCTAATGGAAATATTCAAGTTACTGGTTCTGCCCTCAATCCTAGAATTGGCGGTAAGGTGGATTTGTATAGTGGTCAAATATTATTAGCAGAATCTAGTGATCCTAACCAACCTGCAAATAATGTTTCTGCCATCTCACTAACGAAGTTTAACAAACAAGATACACCCACAACTGCAAGTGCCAACACGAGTTTTAATAATTTAGAACTGGAGTTAGGTAAAAACGTAGAAATTGCCCGTCCTCCTCTTCTCAGTTTCGCTGCTACGGGGAATCTCAAAGTTAATGGTTCTTTAGCTGATCCTGTACCTGTAGGTACTATTCGCTTAAGAAAAGGTGGCGTGAATTTATTTACAACTCAGTTTAACTTGACTCGTGGTTACGAACATACCGCCACCTTTAGAGCTAATCAACCCCGTGACCCTGATTTAGATATTCAACTACTGGCTAAAGTGCTAGAGGTGGTGCAGAACAGTGACCTAAACAGAGTTAATTCTGTCGGGTTAGGTGCTTTAGAAACTGTGAGAGTTGAAGCTAATATTAAAGGCCCAGCCAGCAGACTGAATGAAAGCTTGGAATTAAGAAGTAGCCCCTCACGGAGTGAAACTGAATTAGTCGCCCTTTTAGGTGGTGGATTTGTCGATACTCAAGGACGTGGGGACAGTACCTTAGGTTTAATTAACATCGCCGGGTCAGCTGTTTTCGGTAACTTTCAATCTGCTTTTAATCAAATCGGTACTGCTTTTGGTTTAAGTGAACTACGAATTTTCCCCACTGTGATTTCTGACAATCCAGAAGCTAGTAATAGTAATAGTAGTAGAGTAGGTTCCAGTATAGAATTGGCAGCTGAAGCGGGAGTAGATATTTCTAACAAGTTCTCTATTTCTAGCATCAAAATTCTAACGGCAAATGATCCTTTCCAATGGGGTCTTAATTACCGTATCAATGATGAATTTCGTGTACGTGCTTCTACTAATTTAGAAGATGATAGTCGTGCAGTAATTGAATATCAAACCAGGTTTTAA
- a CDS encoding DUF3110 domain-containing protein, which produces MITPMRVFVLIFNANTENEGIHTVRVGDRNKILMFESQDDAVRFALMLEAQDFPTPTVEGIDVEDVKEFCASANYDWELIPENSDLVIPPDINVEETDWQPDGQYDDEDTDDENFESDLVPPAQDSEFSETELENIRRKLEGLL; this is translated from the coding sequence ATGATTACGCCAATGCGGGTTTTTGTTTTAATTTTTAACGCTAATACGGAAAATGAAGGGATTCATACCGTTCGTGTGGGCGACCGCAATAAAATTCTCATGTTTGAATCCCAAGATGATGCTGTCCGTTTTGCCCTCATGTTGGAAGCTCAGGATTTCCCCACTCCCACAGTAGAGGGGATTGATGTTGAGGATGTTAAGGAATTTTGCGCCAGTGCTAATTATGATTGGGAATTGATCCCAGAAAATAGCGACCTCGTAATTCCCCCAGATATTAACGTGGAAGAAACTGACTGGCAACCTGATGGTCAGTATGATGACGAGGATACTGATGACGAAAATTTTGAATCTGACCTAGTACCACCGGCTCAAGATTCGGAGTTTTCTGAGACTGAATTGGAAAATATTCGTCGCAAATTAGAAGGATTGTTGTAA
- the murQ gene encoding N-acetylmuramic acid 6-phosphate etherase, translating to MADLQERGHLLTEQVNPLSQNLDQLSSLELVELFNSEDLKTVEAVAAAKVQIATAIEQTADRLRQGGRLFYVGAGTSGRLGVLDAAECPPTFCTPPELVQGIIAGGAGALVRSSEDLEDRAEDGDAAIAQRHITQLDVVVGITAGGTTPFVQGAINSARQRGALTIFIACVPAEQVSFTADIDIRLLTGPEILAGSTRLKAGTVTKLTLNILSTGVMVKLGKVYGNRMVDVAVTNQKLRDRALRILQDLTGLSREAAGFLLERSSKWVKLALVMHWTGLDKDAGDRLLSAHQGNLREAVASYKNQND from the coding sequence ATGGCAGATTTGCAGGAACGTGGACATTTATTGACGGAACAAGTCAATCCTTTGAGTCAGAACTTAGACCAACTCAGTTCTCTGGAATTGGTGGAGTTGTTTAATAGTGAAGACCTCAAGACTGTGGAGGCAGTGGCGGCGGCTAAAGTCCAGATTGCAACAGCAATTGAGCAGACAGCCGATCGCCTGCGTCAGGGAGGACGCTTGTTTTATGTCGGTGCTGGAACCAGTGGTAGGTTGGGTGTGTTAGATGCGGCTGAGTGTCCACCAACTTTTTGTACACCCCCAGAGTTGGTACAGGGGATTATCGCTGGTGGTGCTGGCGCACTGGTACGCAGTTCGGAAGATTTAGAAGACCGGGCGGAAGATGGAGACGCAGCGATCGCTCAACGTCACATTACCCAATTAGATGTCGTCGTTGGGATTACGGCTGGTGGGACAACGCCTTTTGTCCAGGGTGCAATTAACTCTGCTCGTCAACGGGGAGCCTTGACAATTTTCATTGCTTGTGTTCCTGCTGAACAAGTGAGTTTTACAGCCGATATTGATATTCGTTTGTTAACAGGGCCAGAAATATTGGCTGGTTCTACTCGCCTCAAAGCCGGTACAGTTACTAAATTAACGCTAAATATCCTCTCGACTGGGGTGATGGTCAAGCTGGGCAAAGTTTACGGTAATCGCATGGTGGATGTAGCAGTCACAAATCAGAAATTACGCGATCGCGCTTTGCGAATTTTGCAAGACCTCACCGGGTTAAGTCGGGAAGCGGCTGGTTTCTTATTAGAACGTAGTAGCAAATGGGTCAAATTGGCGCTGGTGATGCACTGGACTGGTTTGGATAAAGACGCAGGCGATCGGCTTTTATCAGCACATCAAGGAAATCTGAGGGAAGCGGTTGCTAGTTATAAAAATCAAAATGATTAG
- the modB gene encoding molybdate ABC transporter permease subunit, translating into MPIDLSPLWISLKTSLLATFITFFLGIAAAYWMLSYRGKGKSLIEGIFVAPLILPPTVVGFLLLLFFGKNGPIGKLMEPFDISIVFTWYGAAIAATIVSFPLMYKTSLGAFTQIDGNLLRVARTLGASESTIFWRISLPLAFPGIVAATMLSFARALGEFGATLMLAGNIPGQTQTIPMAIYFAVEAGATDEAWFWAMMIMVISLSGIFAVNFWQEVRDKKGRGGQVRQTKGQGSEVVLLSAPASQVEMLVDIEKHLPSFHLKVAFTTDEQPLGLLGGSGAGKSMILRCIAGIETPTRGRIVLNGRVLFDSEQGINLPSRDRRIGFLVQNYALFPHMTVAQNIAFGLPKKLSDNSMRVQVEEQLIAMQLQGLGDRYPHQLSGGQQQRVALARALASQPEALLLDEPFSALDTHLRSQLEQQMTETLTNYQGVSLFVTHNMEEAYRICPNLLVLEDGSPVHYGSKYEIFEHPATVSVAQITGCKNFSSAVVQSAQQVEAIDWGCHLKVIAPIPNELSHIGIRAHQITFTNDPNQENTFPCWLVRTSETPHRITLFLKLHSPANSPQDYHLQAEVFKEKWLTIKEKPFPWYVHLDPLRLILMN; encoded by the coding sequence ATGCCAATTGATTTGTCGCCGCTTTGGATATCACTCAAAACGTCCTTACTTGCCACATTCATCACCTTCTTTTTAGGGATTGCTGCTGCTTATTGGATGTTGAGTTATCGAGGTAAAGGCAAATCTTTGATTGAGGGTATCTTTGTAGCTCCCTTGATTTTACCTCCTACGGTTGTCGGTTTTCTGCTACTGCTGTTTTTCGGGAAAAACGGCCCTATAGGGAAACTGATGGAGCCTTTTGATATCAGTATAGTTTTTACATGGTATGGGGCGGCGATCGCTGCGACAATTGTCTCTTTCCCGCTCATGTATAAAACCTCACTGGGAGCCTTTACCCAGATTGACGGTAATTTACTGCGGGTAGCGAGAACCTTGGGGGCTAGTGAATCTACTATCTTTTGGCGTATCAGTTTACCTTTGGCATTCCCTGGTATTGTAGCCGCGACAATGTTATCCTTTGCCCGTGCTTTGGGCGAATTTGGTGCAACTTTAATGTTGGCTGGGAATATCCCTGGACAAACCCAGACAATCCCAATGGCAATTTATTTTGCCGTGGAAGCCGGGGCGACGGACGAAGCGTGGTTTTGGGCAATGATGATTATGGTGATTTCCCTATCGGGGATTTTTGCTGTAAATTTTTGGCAAGAGGTGAGGGATAAGAAGGGACGAGGGGGACAAGTAAGACAGACAAAAGGACAAGGGAGTGAGGTAGTTTTATTGTCTGCGCCTGCTTCTCAAGTGGAAATGTTGGTAGATATAGAAAAACATCTGCCGAGTTTTCATTTAAAAGTTGCTTTCACCACCGATGAGCAACCTTTGGGGTTGTTGGGGGGTTCAGGTGCAGGTAAGAGTATGATTCTGCGGTGTATTGCGGGGATTGAAACACCTACCAGAGGGCGGATAGTTTTGAATGGTAGGGTATTATTTGATTCCGAACAGGGAATTAATTTGCCTAGCCGCGATCGCCGCATCGGTTTTTTAGTCCAAAATTACGCCCTGTTTCCCCACATGACAGTGGCGCAAAATATTGCTTTCGGCTTACCCAAAAAACTATCAGACAACAGTATGCGGGTGCAGGTAGAAGAACAACTGATCGCCATGCAGTTACAAGGATTAGGCGATCGCTATCCCCACCAACTTTCTGGAGGACAACAACAACGGGTAGCCTTAGCTAGGGCTTTAGCCAGTCAACCAGAGGCGTTGCTCCTAGATGAGCCATTTTCTGCCCTTGATACCCATCTGCGGAGTCAACTAGAACAGCAAATGACAGAAACCCTCACAAACTACCAAGGTGTGTCTTTGTTTGTCACCCATAACATGGAAGAAGCTTACCGGATTTGTCCCAATCTTTTAGTGTTGGAGGATGGTAGCCCAGTACATTATGGTTCTAAATATGAAATTTTTGAGCATCCCGCTACTGTGAGTGTGGCTCAAATTACTGGCTGTAAAAACTTCTCCAGTGCTGTTGTTCAGTCAGCGCAACAAGTAGAAGCAATAGATTGGGGTTGTCATCTCAAAGTGATTGCACCAATTCCCAACGAATTATCTCACATCGGTATCCGCGCCCATCAAATCACCTTTACCAATGACCCCAACCAAGAAAACACCTTCCCCTGCTGGTTAGTACGGACAAGTGAAACCCCCCATCGCATCACATTATTTTTAAAACTCCATTCCCCAGCCAACAGCCCACAAGATTATCACCTACAAGCAGAAGTCTTCAAGGAAAAATGGCTGACTATCAAAGAAAAACCATTTCCTTGGTATGTGCATTTAGATCCTCTACGCCTAATTCTGATGAACTAA